One region of Ornithorhynchus anatinus isolate Pmale09 chromosome X5, mOrnAna1.pri.v4, whole genome shotgun sequence genomic DNA includes:
- the S100A2 gene encoding protein S100-A2: MCNPLEQALAVMVSTFHKYSGRDGDRFKLSRGEMKELLEQELPSFVGARVDEEGLKKLMGDLDDNSDQELDFQEYAVFLALVAMMCNDFFQGTPGRP; the protein is encoded by the exons ATGTGCAACCCCCTGGAGCAGGCCTTGGCCGTCATGGTGTCCACGTTCCACAAGTACTCAGGCCGGGACGGAGACCGGTTCAAGCTGAGCAGGGGGGAGATGAAGGAGCTGCTGGAGCAGGAATTGCCCAGCTTTGTCGGG GCCCGGGTGGATGAAGAGGGCCTGAAGAAGCTGATGGGAGACTTGGATGACAACAGTGACCAGGAGCTGGATTTCCAGGAGTATGCCGTGTTCCTCGCCCTGGTCGCCATGATGTGCAACGATTTCTTCCAGGGGACCCCTGGTCGGCCCTGA
- the S100A3 gene encoding protein S100-A3 — translation MSRPLEEAMMAVICTFREYAAKCGDPYKLSKGELKELLLKELPSFTPSQLSECDYNQLFNALDVDKDCEVNFQEYITALSSLAVLCNEFFRDCPRDCPAEPTCPK, via the exons ATGTCGAGACCCCTGGAAGAAGCCATGATGGCGGTCATCTGCACCTTCAGGGAGTATGCTGCAAAATGCGGGGACCCTTATAAGCTCAGCAAGGGGGAGCTCAAGGAACTCTTGCTCAAGGAGCTGCCCAGCTTCACCCCG aGTCAGCTGAGCGAGTGCGACTACAACCAGCTGTTCAACGCACTGGACGTGGACAAGGACTGCGAGGTGAACTTCCAGGAGTACATCACGGCCTTGTCCTCCCTCGCTGTCCTCTGCAACGAGTTCTTCCGCGACTGTCCTCGCGATTGCCCCGCCGAGCCCACCTGCCCCAAATAA
- the S100A4 gene encoding protein S100-A4, which translates to MAHPLEQALEVMISTFHKYSGKDGDKFKLNKTELKDLLTKELPSFIGKRDDEAGLQKLMSTLDNNQDNQVDFQEYACFLACVAMMCNTSFHGCPDKMPRRK; encoded by the exons ATGGCCCATCCCCTGGAGCAAGCCCTGGAGGTGATGATTTCCACGTTCCACAAGTACTCTGGGAAGGATGGAGACAAATTCAAACTGAATAAAACTGAGCTGAAGGACCTTCTCACCAAGGAGCTGCCCTCCTTTATCGGG AAACGGGATGATGAAGCGGGCCTGCAGAAGCTGATGAGCACGCTGGACAACAACCAGGACAACCAGGTGGACTTCCAGGAGTACGCCTGCTTCCTGGCCTGCGTGGCCATGATGTGCAACACCTCCTTCCACGGGTGCCCTGACAAGATGCCACGCAGGAAGTga
- the LOC100093336 gene encoding protein S100-A6: MSCTLEEALVCLTFTFHKYSDKEGDKNTLSKREFKALIHNEFTSKEKLSDKTIRKMIDELDDDLDQELNFQEYLKFLGELAIILNDMLKDVL; encoded by the exons ATGTCATGCACCCTGGAAGAAGCTCTCGTGTGTCTGACTTTCACCTTCCACAAATACTCGGACAAAGAGGGCGACAAGAATACCCTCAGCAAGAGGGAGTTCAAGGCGCTGATACACAACGAATTCACCAGCAAGGAG AAGCTCAGTGACAAGACTATCAGGAAGATGATCGATGAACTGGACGATGACCTGGACCAGGAACTGAACTTCCAGGAGTACCTCAAATTTCTGGGCGAATTAGCCATTATTTTGAACGACATGCTAAAAGATGTTCTGTGA
- the LOC114807899 gene encoding protein S100-A6 gives MSCPLDQALGLLVCIFHKYSGKEGDKNSLSKKELKELIQNELTIGPKLNDAEIVNLMNDLDQNKDQEVNFQEYVTFLGALAMIYNDALKGVL, from the exons ATGTCCTGTCCCCTGGATCAAGCCCTCGGTCTCCTGGTTTGCATCTTCCACAAATACTCGGGCAAAGAGGGCGACAAGAATTCCCTCAGCAAGAAGGAACTCAAGGAGCTGATCCAGAACGAGCTCACCATCGGGCCG AAGCTCAATGATGCAGAGATCGTGAATCTAATGAATGACCTGGATCAGAACAAGGACCAGGAAGTGAACTTCCAGGAGTATGTCACCTTTCTGGGCGCCTTGGCCATGATTTACAACGACGCCTTAAAAGGTGTTCTTTGA